From Brevibacillus marinus, a single genomic window includes:
- a CDS encoding ABC transporter ATP-binding protein produces the protein MSKLLLYLQPYRVLLALVMGLVFLQTLSELYLPTLMADIVNFGVQYGNTPYILKMGGWMLLVAAFGVCCTILASYFSAKAATGFGRDLRSTLFEHVMGFSQQEFDQLGTASLITRTTNDVAQVQQVLMMTMRMMIVAPLMAIGGIVMALSKDAALALVIIGIMPILGLAIYLIARKSVPLFKVMQRNLDQLNLVQREGLTGIRVIRAFNRSGHEKRRFETANRNLTATALQVNRIMALMMPMMMLILNVSSLAIIWFGGIRVDQGHLQVGDLMAFLQYSMMILFSLIMLSMMFVMLPRAAASAARIREVLELAGTIHDASVPEQAGCSGHVEFRNVTFRYPGAEQPVLENISFEAKPGEVTAIIGGTGSGKSTLVNLIPRFYDAESGRVLIDGVDVRELTQESLRKKIGFVPQKAVLFSGTIADNIRYGKEDATDEEVRHAAEVAQALEFILEMEGGFDAPVAQGGANLSGGQKQRLSIARALVRRPAIYVFDDSFSALDYKTDAQLRKALKEETGHATVIIVAQRIHTVIDADRIVVLENGRVAGIGTHQQLLQDNPVYQEIVASQLAEEESA, from the coding sequence ATGAGCAAGCTTCTGCTATATTTGCAGCCGTATCGCGTTTTGCTGGCACTGGTGATGGGTCTCGTATTCCTGCAGACGTTGTCCGAACTGTACCTGCCGACACTTATGGCGGATATTGTCAATTTTGGGGTTCAGTATGGCAATACCCCATATATCCTGAAGATGGGCGGGTGGATGCTGCTCGTGGCGGCATTCGGCGTCTGCTGCACGATATTGGCAAGCTATTTTTCCGCCAAGGCGGCGACGGGGTTCGGCCGGGATCTGCGCAGCACGTTATTCGAGCATGTGATGGGCTTCTCGCAGCAGGAGTTCGATCAACTGGGAACGGCGTCGCTCATTACACGTACGACGAACGACGTTGCCCAGGTGCAGCAAGTGCTGATGATGACCATGCGAATGATGATCGTGGCGCCGCTGATGGCCATCGGAGGCATCGTGATGGCGCTCTCCAAAGATGCGGCGCTGGCGCTGGTGATCATCGGCATCATGCCGATTCTCGGACTGGCGATCTATCTGATCGCCCGCAAAAGCGTACCGCTGTTTAAGGTTATGCAGCGCAATCTGGATCAACTGAATCTTGTCCAGCGTGAAGGCTTGACCGGTATCCGCGTCATTCGCGCATTCAATCGGAGCGGTCACGAAAAACGCAGATTCGAAACGGCGAACCGGAATTTGACCGCTACGGCTTTGCAGGTGAATCGGATCATGGCGCTGATGATGCCGATGATGATGCTGATCCTGAACGTTTCGTCGCTCGCCATTATCTGGTTCGGCGGAATTCGCGTCGATCAGGGACATCTGCAGGTCGGCGATCTGATGGCTTTCCTCCAGTATTCGATGATGATCCTGTTCTCGCTGATCATGCTGTCCATGATGTTCGTCATGCTGCCGCGTGCCGCTGCGTCGGCTGCCCGGATCCGGGAAGTGTTGGAGCTGGCCGGAACGATTCACGACGCTTCGGTTCCCGAGCAAGCGGGCTGCAGCGGGCATGTCGAGTTCCGGAATGTGACCTTCCGCTATCCGGGCGCGGAGCAGCCGGTGCTGGAGAATATTTCATTTGAGGCGAAGCCGGGAGAAGTCACCGCCATTATCGGCGGAACCGGTTCCGGGAAATCGACATTGGTCAACCTGATCCCGCGCTTCTATGATGCGGAAAGCGGCCGGGTGCTGATCGACGGCGTCGATGTGCGGGAGCTGACGCAGGAAAGCTTGCGAAAGAAGATCGGCTTCGTGCCGCAAAAGGCGGTGCTGTTCTCCGGCACGATTGCCGACAATATTCGGTACGGCAAGGAAGATGCCACAGACGAAGAAGTGCGCCATGCGGCGGAAGTGGCGCAGGCACTCGAGTTCATCCTGGAGATGGAAGGCGGATTCGATGCCCCCGTCGCGCAAGGCGGTGCCAACCTGTCGGGTGGCCAGAAGCAGCGTCTGTCCATCGCCCGCGCATTGGTTCGCAGGCCGGCCATCTACGTGTTCGACGACAGTTTCTCGGCGCTCGATTACAAGACCGATGCGCAACTTCGCAAAGCGCTGAAGGAAGAGACGGGACATGCGACCGTGATCATCGTCGCCCAGCGCATCCATACGGTGATCGACGCGGACCGGATTGTCGTCCTGGAGAACGGCCGTGTGGCGGGGATCGGCACGCATCAGCAATTGCTTCAGGACAACCCGGTGTACCAGGAAATCGTCGCCTCACAGCTGGCGGAGGAGGAGAGCGCATGA